From the Streptomyces sp. KMM 9044 genome, one window contains:
- a CDS encoding aldehyde dehydrogenase family protein gives MAATHPFWLAGRQATGEAAFDVTSPWDGRVVGTVSEPTDAQVEEAVAAAYAVRDECAATPAHVRAAALDHVGRRLAERAEDIARLISAENGKPVKWARGEVGRAVSVFRFAAEEARRFNGGEGQRLDTDAGGQGRLALTRRFPKGVVLGIAPFNFPLNLCAHKIAPSIAAGVPIVLKPAPATPLSGLLIGELLAETELPAGSWSILPVPNDRMPALVQDERLPVISFTGSEKVGYAIMDSVPRKHCTLELGGNGAAVVLADWASDEDLDRAAQRIATFSNYQGGQSCISVQRVIADASVYDRLLPRIVAAVEAQVTGDPADDATDVGPLVSQDAAERVEAWVQEAVEAGAAVLTGGKRDGASYAPTVLADVPAGVTIAREEVFGPVLTVTKVDGEAAAFTAANDSKYGLQAGVFTHDLQAAFRAHRALEVGGVVIGDVPSYRADQMPYGGAKQSGVGREGVRFAMDDYTYERVMVLTGLAL, from the coding sequence ATGGCGGCCACCCACCCCTTCTGGCTCGCCGGCCGCCAGGCCACCGGCGAGGCCGCCTTCGACGTCACCTCTCCGTGGGACGGCCGGGTCGTCGGCACGGTGAGCGAGCCCACCGACGCCCAGGTCGAGGAAGCCGTGGCCGCCGCGTACGCCGTACGGGACGAGTGCGCGGCCACCCCCGCCCATGTCCGCGCGGCCGCTCTCGACCACGTCGGCCGACGGCTCGCCGAGCGCGCCGAGGACATCGCCCGGCTGATCTCCGCCGAGAACGGCAAGCCGGTCAAGTGGGCGCGCGGCGAGGTCGGCCGGGCCGTGTCCGTCTTCCGGTTCGCCGCCGAGGAGGCACGCCGGTTCAACGGCGGCGAGGGCCAGCGGCTCGACACCGACGCCGGCGGCCAGGGACGGCTCGCCCTCACACGGCGGTTCCCCAAGGGCGTCGTCCTGGGCATCGCTCCGTTCAACTTCCCGCTGAACCTGTGCGCCCACAAGATCGCCCCGTCCATCGCCGCCGGTGTCCCCATCGTCCTCAAGCCCGCCCCGGCGACCCCGCTGTCCGGGCTGCTCATCGGCGAACTGCTCGCCGAGACCGAACTGCCGGCCGGCTCCTGGAGCATCCTCCCGGTCCCGAACGACCGCATGCCCGCCCTGGTGCAGGACGAGCGGCTGCCGGTGATCTCCTTCACCGGCTCCGAGAAGGTCGGCTACGCGATCATGGACTCGGTGCCGCGCAAGCACTGCACCCTGGAGCTCGGAGGCAACGGCGCGGCCGTCGTCCTCGCCGACTGGGCGAGCGACGAGGACCTGGACCGCGCCGCGCAGCGCATCGCCACCTTCTCCAACTACCAGGGCGGCCAGTCCTGCATCTCCGTGCAGCGGGTCATCGCGGACGCCTCCGTGTACGACAGGCTGCTGCCGCGCATCGTCGCCGCCGTGGAGGCCCAGGTCACCGGCGACCCGGCCGACGACGCGACCGACGTCGGCCCGCTGGTCAGCCAGGACGCCGCCGAGCGGGTCGAGGCATGGGTGCAGGAGGCCGTCGAGGCCGGCGCCGCCGTCCTCACCGGGGGCAAGCGGGACGGCGCCTCCTACGCGCCGACCGTGCTCGCCGACGTACCGGCCGGGGTGACGATCGCCCGCGAGGAAGTCTTCGGTCCCGTCCTGACGGTGACGAAGGTGGACGGTGAGGCAGCGGCCTTCACCGCCGCCAACGACTCCAAGTACGGCCTCCAGGCAGGGGTGTTCACTCACGACCTCCAGGCCGCCTTCCGGGCCCACCGCGCCTTGGAGGTCGGCGGGGTCGTCATCGGCGACGTGCCCTCCTACCGCGCCGACCAGATGCCGTACGGCGGTGCCAAGCAGTCCGGCGTGGGCCGCGAGGGCGTGAGGTTCGCGATGGACGATTACACCTACGAGCGGGTGATGGTCCTGACCGGCCTCGCCCTCTGA
- a CDS encoding PucR family transcriptional regulator ligand-binding domain-containing protein: MPLTLASLAHHSALKLTVRAGEDGLDVPVRWAHASELADPVPYMEGGELLLITALKLDAEDAEAMRRYVKRLVDAGVVGLGFAVGVHYEDIPEALVDAARQEGLPLLEVPHRTPFLAISKAVSAAVAADQYRAVTAGFAAQRELTRQGLTGGPEGLLAALATQIDGWAALYDASGAVVATAPDWAGRRAARLIADVRRLRERSAPASSVVAGPEDDDRVELHSLGTGRRPRAALAVGTAATLGTAERYAVHSAVALLTLTTERSRSLHAAEQRIGAAVLRMLLAGEPDHARAVAGHLYGGLLDALFRIVVAETGTAPPARAQGDPNGDALGALAETMESAAARSGEAVLVVPEGERLVVLAADDGAAVAACRDHAAALEAARGAGGAHGPFVSAGEDELVVGLSAPVGPIAASAAYQQAGQALSVARRRGRVLVEHEQMAAGSVVPLLADDAVRAFADGLLRPLNEHDATGRGDLVASLRAWLSRHGQWDAAAADLGVHRHTLRYRMRRVEEILGRSLDDPDVRMELWLALKATSSD; the protein is encoded by the coding sequence ATGCCCCTGACGCTCGCTTCGCTCGCCCACCACTCCGCGCTCAAGCTGACCGTGCGCGCGGGCGAGGACGGCCTCGACGTGCCGGTCCGCTGGGCGCACGCCAGTGAGCTGGCCGACCCCGTGCCGTACATGGAGGGCGGCGAACTGCTGCTCATCACCGCGCTCAAGCTGGACGCGGAGGACGCGGAGGCGATGCGCCGCTATGTGAAGCGGCTGGTGGACGCGGGGGTCGTCGGCCTCGGGTTCGCCGTCGGCGTCCACTACGAGGACATCCCCGAGGCACTGGTCGACGCCGCGCGTCAGGAGGGCCTGCCGCTCCTCGAGGTGCCGCACCGCACTCCCTTCCTCGCGATCAGCAAGGCCGTCTCCGCCGCCGTCGCCGCCGACCAGTACCGCGCGGTGACCGCGGGGTTCGCGGCCCAGCGGGAGCTGACCCGGCAGGGACTGACCGGCGGCCCCGAGGGCCTGCTGGCCGCGCTCGCCACCCAGATCGACGGATGGGCCGCGCTGTACGACGCCTCGGGCGCCGTCGTCGCCACGGCACCGGACTGGGCGGGCCGGCGCGCCGCACGGCTCATAGCCGACGTACGGCGGCTGCGGGAGCGGTCGGCGCCCGCCTCGTCGGTCGTCGCCGGACCGGAGGACGACGACCGGGTCGAACTGCACTCCCTCGGCACCGGCCGGCGCCCCCGTGCCGCGCTCGCCGTCGGCACGGCCGCCACGCTCGGCACCGCCGAGCGGTACGCCGTCCACTCCGCCGTCGCGCTGCTCACCCTGACCACGGAACGCTCCCGCTCCCTGCACGCCGCCGAACAGCGGATCGGGGCCGCCGTCCTGCGCATGCTGCTCGCCGGGGAGCCGGACCACGCCCGCGCGGTGGCCGGGCACCTGTACGGCGGTCTCCTGGACGCACTTTTCCGGATCGTCGTGGCCGAGACGGGCACGGCACCCCCCGCTCGCGCCCAGGGCGACCCGAACGGCGACGCCCTCGGCGCGCTCGCGGAAACCATGGAGTCCGCCGCCGCCCGTTCCGGCGAGGCGGTTCTGGTCGTGCCGGAGGGAGAGCGGCTGGTGGTACTGGCCGCCGACGACGGCGCGGCCGTGGCCGCGTGCCGCGACCACGCGGCCGCCCTGGAGGCCGCGCGCGGTGCCGGAGGCGCCCACGGGCCCTTCGTGAGCGCCGGCGAGGACGAACTGGTCGTGGGTCTCTCCGCGCCGGTCGGTCCCATCGCCGCCTCCGCCGCCTACCAGCAGGCCGGACAGGCGCTGTCGGTGGCCAGGAGGCGGGGCAGGGTACTGGTGGAGCACGAGCAGATGGCCGCCGGGTCCGTGGTGCCGTTGCTCGCGGACGACGCGGTCCGTGCCTTTGCCGACGGACTGCTGCGCCCCCTGAACGAGCACGACGCGACCGGGCGCGGCGACCTCGTCGCCTCCCTGCGCGCCTGGCTCTCCCGGCACGGGCAGTGGGACGCCGCGGCCGCCGACCTCGGCGTGCACCGCCACACCCTCCGCTACCGCATGCGCCGCGTCGAGGAGATCCTCGGCCGTTCCCTGGACGACCCGGACGTCCGCATGGAGCTGTGGCTAGCGCTGAAGGCGACGTCGTCCGACTGA
- a CDS encoding ATP-binding protein has product MDSDGTQDARGTHANPVPRPAGPPEVPSAPPRPARAPGMPPLPDGSAFLTWLRTPRPEALPGVWRFGHRPRPMEEPVQIATRELLSGALIALLVGWLIWSLLANGYLGGWWLLPLELFTPDSWRTSDDQIVNLVVWDGYTLLVVFAIMIGVGRLGRWGEVWRRFGAPRLRRPELKEPQPTPEDDPVTWPALRAAGATDAADRLAADARAGLMRDVDHARITRAWQGVRSGRHPLATFAGAVLGHGAAACPHPSGARDLPARQARHDLVTGQVRLGTTADDVRNPYAYRGTGLALGPELLGTSLVAVGPAGSGKTSAVVRPVAESLCLHALAGRAAVVVVGAAGVAAGPADAYDVVVRIGHPDSVYDLDLYGGTTDPDEAAAVLAEALVGDLADPNPGNDSRRATTVLAQLLGPFHAVHGRFPSVPELRGLLDGSPGPLAELRQGLTETGQRSLLRELDARERQMAHPGDVGGVLADRVALLDRPAFATFFKSRGFDTSGQSRPFTLKALDHPVRVRVDLPARGHADASRVLARLVLAQFTASVTEREDRSLFACLVLDDATGVITPEAVRGIQRLRSANAGAVLTLRTLDDVARPLRGPLLGTVGCRMALAGLTPWDGQDFAEVWGKEWTEARDVTDRQIIAESPAGKAWHAVRRAITGKAPTARAVTVRQVERERWSASELAHAMPAGHAVLSLTDVRGEHAPPLLVDLRD; this is encoded by the coding sequence ATGGACAGCGACGGGACGCAGGACGCGCGGGGTACGCACGCGAACCCGGTGCCGCGCCCTGCCGGGCCACCGGAGGTGCCCTCGGCGCCCCCGAGGCCGGCCAGGGCACCGGGCATGCCGCCCCTGCCGGACGGGTCGGCGTTCCTGACCTGGCTGCGCACCCCCCGCCCCGAGGCGCTGCCCGGCGTATGGCGGTTCGGACACCGGCCCCGGCCGATGGAGGAACCGGTACAGATCGCGACCCGGGAACTGCTCAGCGGAGCACTCATCGCCCTGCTCGTGGGGTGGCTGATCTGGTCACTGCTGGCGAACGGCTATCTGGGCGGCTGGTGGCTTCTTCCCCTGGAGCTGTTCACGCCGGATTCGTGGCGCACCAGCGACGACCAGATCGTCAACCTCGTCGTCTGGGACGGCTACACCCTGCTCGTCGTGTTCGCGATCATGATCGGGGTGGGGAGACTGGGCCGCTGGGGTGAGGTCTGGCGTCGTTTCGGGGCACCCCGACTGCGACGCCCCGAGCTGAAGGAGCCGCAGCCGACCCCCGAGGACGACCCCGTCACCTGGCCCGCGCTGCGTGCCGCCGGCGCCACCGACGCGGCGGACCGGCTCGCCGCCGACGCGCGCGCCGGGCTGATGCGGGACGTCGACCACGCCCGGATCACCCGAGCCTGGCAGGGCGTACGCAGCGGCCGGCACCCCCTCGCCACCTTCGCCGGCGCCGTGCTCGGCCACGGTGCCGCCGCCTGCCCGCATCCCTCGGGAGCCCGCGACCTGCCCGCCCGGCAGGCCCGGCACGACCTGGTCACCGGTCAGGTACGGCTCGGCACCACCGCCGACGACGTCCGCAACCCGTACGCCTACCGGGGCACCGGCCTCGCGCTCGGCCCCGAGCTGCTGGGCACCTCCCTGGTCGCGGTCGGACCGGCCGGCTCCGGCAAGACCAGTGCCGTCGTCCGGCCGGTCGCCGAGTCGCTGTGCCTGCACGCGCTCGCCGGACGCGCCGCCGTGGTCGTCGTCGGTGCCGCCGGCGTGGCCGCCGGTCCGGCCGACGCGTACGACGTCGTGGTGCGGATCGGCCACCCCGACTCCGTGTACGACCTCGACCTGTACGGCGGGACCACCGACCCCGACGAGGCCGCCGCGGTCCTCGCCGAGGCCCTGGTCGGTGACCTGGCCGACCCGAACCCCGGCAACGACAGCCGGCGCGCCACCACCGTCCTCGCCCAGCTGCTCGGCCCCTTCCACGCGGTGCACGGCCGCTTCCCCTCCGTCCCCGAGCTGCGCGGCCTGCTCGACGGCTCGCCCGGCCCGCTGGCCGAGCTGCGCCAGGGCCTGACGGAGACGGGGCAGCGGTCACTGCTGCGCGAACTCGACGCCCGGGAAAGGCAGATGGCTCACCCCGGCGACGTCGGCGGGGTTCTCGCCGACCGGGTGGCGCTGCTCGACCGGCCGGCCTTCGCGACGTTCTTCAAAAGCAGGGGTTTCGACACCTCCGGGCAGTCCCGGCCGTTCACCCTCAAGGCGCTGGACCATCCCGTACGGGTCCGCGTCGACCTGCCCGCGCGGGGCCACGCCGACGCCTCGCGGGTACTGGCGCGGCTCGTGCTCGCACAGTTCACGGCGAGCGTGACGGAGCGCGAGGACCGGTCCCTGTTCGCCTGTCTGGTGCTGGACGACGCGACCGGCGTCATCACTCCCGAGGCCGTACGCGGCATCCAGCGGCTGCGGTCGGCGAACGCCGGCGCCGTGCTCACCCTGCGCACCCTGGACGACGTGGCGCGGCCACTGCGCGGCCCCCTGCTCGGGACCGTCGGATGCAGGATGGCGCTGGCCGGGCTGACCCCGTGGGACGGGCAGGACTTCGCCGAGGTCTGGGGCAAGGAGTGGACCGAGGCACGGGACGTCACCGACCGGCAGATCATCGCGGAGAGCCCGGCGGGCAAGGCCTGGCACGCGGTGCGGCGGGCCATCACCGGCAAGGCGCCCACCGCGCGGGCGGTCACCGTACGGCAGGTCGAGCGGGAGCGGTGGTCCGCGTCCGAACTCGCGCACGCGATGCCGGCCGGGCACGCGGTGCTGTCCCTGACCGACGTCCGGGGCGAGCACGCGCCGCCGCTGTTGGTCGACCTGCGGGACTGA
- the gabT gene encoding 4-aminobutyrate--2-oxoglutarate transaminase — MTALPQERRVVTAIPGPKSQELQARRTAAVAQGVGSVLPVFAARADGGIIEDVDGNRLIDFGSGIAVTSVGASAEAVVRRATAQLADFTHTCFMVTPYEGYVAVAEALAELTPGDHAKKSALFNSGAEAVENAVKIARAHTKRQAVVVFDHGYHGRTNLTMALTAKNMPYKHGFGPFAPEVYRVPVAYGYRWPTGAENAGPEAAAQAIDQISKQVGAENVAAIVIEPVLGEGGFIEPAKGFLPAIGKFASDNGIVFVADEIQSGFCRTGQWFACEDEGIVPDLITTAKGIAGGLPLSAVTGRAEIMDAAHSGGLGGTYGGNPVACAGALGAIETMKELDLNGKAKAIEAVMRTRLTAMAEKFDVIGDIRGRGAMMAIELVEDRTTKEPNAKTTAALAKACRQEGLLVLTCGTYGNVLRFLPPLVIGEDLLNEGLDILEQAFAHI; from the coding sequence ATGACCGCACTTCCGCAGGAGCGCCGCGTCGTCACCGCCATCCCGGGCCCGAAGTCGCAGGAGTTGCAGGCCCGCCGTACCGCCGCGGTCGCACAGGGCGTGGGCTCCGTGCTGCCCGTGTTCGCCGCGCGTGCGGACGGCGGGATCATCGAGGACGTCGACGGCAACCGGCTGATCGACTTCGGCTCGGGCATCGCGGTGACCTCGGTCGGCGCCTCCGCCGAGGCCGTCGTACGCCGTGCCACCGCTCAGCTCGCCGACTTCACGCACACCTGTTTCATGGTCACGCCGTACGAGGGGTACGTGGCCGTGGCCGAGGCGCTCGCCGAGCTGACGCCGGGCGACCACGCCAAGAAGTCGGCCCTCTTCAACAGCGGCGCCGAGGCCGTCGAGAACGCAGTCAAGATCGCGCGGGCCCACACCAAGCGGCAGGCGGTCGTGGTGTTCGACCACGGCTACCACGGCCGCACCAACCTCACCATGGCGCTCACCGCGAAGAACATGCCCTACAAGCACGGCTTCGGCCCGTTCGCGCCCGAGGTGTACCGCGTCCCCGTCGCCTACGGCTACCGCTGGCCGACCGGCGCCGAGAACGCCGGCCCCGAGGCCGCCGCCCAGGCCATCGACCAGATCTCCAAGCAGGTCGGCGCCGAGAACGTGGCCGCGATCGTCATCGAGCCGGTGCTCGGCGAGGGCGGCTTCATCGAGCCGGCGAAGGGCTTCCTGCCCGCGATCGGCAAGTTCGCCTCGGACAACGGCATCGTGTTCGTCGCCGACGAGATCCAGTCCGGCTTCTGCCGCACCGGCCAGTGGTTCGCCTGTGAGGACGAGGGCATCGTCCCGGACCTGATCACCACCGCCAAGGGCATCGCCGGCGGGCTCCCGCTCTCCGCCGTGACCGGACGCGCCGAGATCATGGACGCGGCCCACTCCGGCGGTCTCGGCGGCACCTACGGCGGCAACCCGGTGGCCTGCGCGGGCGCGCTCGGCGCCATCGAGACGATGAAGGAGCTGGACCTCAACGGGAAGGCCAAGGCGATCGAGGCGGTCATGAGGACCCGGCTGACCGCGATGGCCGAGAAGTTCGACGTCATCGGTGACATCCGCGGCCGCGGCGCCATGATGGCCATCGAGCTCGTCGAGGACCGCACGACCAAGGAGCCGAACGCAAAGACGACGGCCGCGCTGGCCAAGGCCTGCCGGCAGGAGGGCCTGCTGGTCCTGACCTGTGGCACCTACGGCAACGTGCTGCGCTTCCTGCCGCCGCTGGTCATCGGCGAGGACCTGCTGAACGAGGGCCTGGACATCCTCGAGCAGGCGTTCGCACATATCTGA
- a CDS encoding phosphatase PAP2 family protein, translating to MLLLGPPVLLFALITWQVVTDGPLVDLDERLSEALVEPDTASEVLADLGNTEVAVPLLAAALVYVAWRGRAVGRDRWWLPPAAGTVAMVLVPVLVVPLKEWTGRPGTPAVPPAVGYYPSGHTATAVVAYGAAVLLLLPLLRSPVVRRAFLLLCAALVAGASYGLVRRGYHWPLDVAASWCLGAVLLVCLWLLAGPNSRPGR from the coding sequence ATGCTGCTGCTCGGACCTCCTGTTCTCCTCTTCGCCCTGATCACCTGGCAGGTCGTCACCGACGGCCCCCTGGTGGACCTGGACGAACGGCTGAGCGAGGCACTCGTCGAGCCGGACACGGCCTCCGAAGTGCTCGCCGACCTCGGCAACACCGAAGTGGCCGTTCCCCTCCTCGCGGCCGCCCTGGTGTACGTCGCGTGGCGGGGGCGTGCCGTGGGCCGGGACCGCTGGTGGCTGCCGCCCGCCGCCGGAACGGTGGCGATGGTTCTGGTGCCGGTGCTCGTCGTGCCCCTGAAGGAGTGGACCGGCCGCCCCGGCACCCCGGCTGTGCCCCCGGCCGTCGGCTACTACCCGTCCGGCCACACCGCCACCGCCGTCGTGGCGTACGGTGCGGCGGTCCTGCTCCTCCTCCCGCTGCTGCGTTCGCCGGTGGTCCGCCGCGCGTTCCTGCTGCTCTGCGCCGCCCTGGTCGCCGGTGCCTCCTACGGGCTGGTGCGCCGGGGCTACCACTGGCCGCTGGACGTGGCGGCCAGTTGGTGCCTGGGGGCGGTCCTGCTGGTCTGCCTGTGGCTGCTGGCCGGCCCGAACAGCCGTCCGGGCCGCTGA
- a CDS encoding NAD(P)/FAD-dependent oxidoreductase has product MSRWMESLADARPSAYWLDDPGRPEPRPALTGAENRDLLVVGGGYSGLWTALIAKERDPGRDVVLVEGREVGWAASGRNGGFCAASLTHGLANGLTRWPDEIHELERLGARNLDAIEETVARHAIDCDFERTGELDVATAPHQARELRDRYQEIDRRGLAEGAEFLDTDEVRAQVDSPTFLAGLWDRRGVAMLHPAKLAWGLKRACLGLGLRVYEHTPALTLRSHGAGLAVRTPYGQIRARTAALGTNVFPSLVKRARAYTVPVYDYALMTEPLTDARLASVGWRNRQGLGDSANRFHYFRLTADHRILWGGYDAVYPYGGRVRAEYDDRPETYAKLAEHFFTCFPQLEGVRFTHAWGGAIDTCSRFSAFYGTAHRGRAAYAAGFTGLGVGATRFGAEVMLDLLAGERTERTELEMVRRKPLPFPPEPFAWTGIALTRWSLAHADTHDGHRNLWLRTMDRLGLGFDS; this is encoded by the coding sequence ATGAGCCGTTGGATGGAATCCCTCGCCGATGCCCGTCCGTCCGCTTACTGGCTGGACGACCCGGGCCGGCCGGAACCCCGGCCCGCCCTCACCGGCGCCGAGAACCGCGACCTGCTGGTGGTGGGCGGAGGATACAGCGGACTGTGGACGGCGCTGATCGCCAAGGAACGCGACCCGGGGCGGGACGTCGTCCTGGTGGAGGGACGCGAGGTGGGCTGGGCGGCCTCGGGCCGCAACGGCGGATTCTGCGCCGCCTCCCTCACCCACGGTCTGGCCAACGGCCTGACCCGCTGGCCGGACGAGATCCACGAACTGGAGCGGCTGGGCGCCCGCAATCTCGACGCCATCGAGGAGACGGTCGCCCGCCACGCCATCGACTGCGACTTCGAACGCACCGGTGAGCTCGACGTCGCCACCGCACCCCACCAGGCACGCGAACTGCGCGACCGGTACCAGGAGATCGACCGCCGGGGGCTCGCGGAAGGGGCGGAGTTCCTGGACACGGACGAGGTCCGCGCCCAGGTCGACTCGCCCACCTTCCTGGCCGGTCTCTGGGACCGCAGGGGCGTGGCCATGCTCCACCCGGCGAAGCTGGCCTGGGGACTCAAGCGGGCCTGCCTCGGCCTCGGCCTCCGCGTGTACGAGCACACCCCCGCCCTCACCCTGCGCTCCCACGGCGCCGGACTGGCCGTGCGCACCCCCTACGGGCAGATCCGTGCCCGCACCGCCGCCCTCGGCACCAACGTCTTCCCCAGCCTGGTCAAACGGGCCCGTGCCTACACCGTTCCGGTCTACGACTACGCCCTGATGACCGAGCCGCTCACCGACGCCCGGCTGGCGTCCGTCGGCTGGCGCAACCGGCAGGGACTCGGCGACAGCGCCAACCGGTTCCACTACTTCCGGCTGACCGCCGACCACCGCATCCTGTGGGGCGGCTACGACGCGGTCTACCCGTACGGCGGGCGGGTGCGCGCCGAGTACGACGACCGGCCGGAGACCTACGCGAAGCTCGCCGAGCACTTCTTCACCTGCTTCCCGCAGCTGGAGGGCGTCCGCTTCACCCACGCCTGGGGCGGCGCGATCGACACCTGCTCCCGCTTCTCGGCGTTCTACGGCACCGCCCACCGGGGCAGGGCCGCCTACGCGGCCGGCTTCACGGGGCTCGGTGTCGGCGCCACCCGCTTCGGCGCCGAGGTGATGCTGGACCTGCTGGCGGGGGAGCGCACCGAGCGCACGGAACTGGAGATGGTGCGCAGGAAGCCGCTGCCGTTCCCGCCCGAGCCCTTCGCCTGGACCGGCATCGCGCTCACCCGGTGGTCGCTGGCGCACGCCGACACCCACGACGGACACCGGAACCTGTGGCTGCGGACGATGGACAGGCTGGGGCTGGGCTTCGACAGCTGA